TTTCATGAAAAATCATGCTAAATTAAGCAAGTCAAAAAAACGAAAAGGGGTCATTAATTGAAACTCAAAAAAACAATTTTAACACTTTCACTTCTCGGAAGTTTATTTTTTTCTGCAACTGCTTTTGCTTCTGAAACAAGTGATAAATTAGCAACAGTAACAGCTGATGTGACACAAAGTGAAGCAAAAATAAATGATTTTAAATCACAAATCAAAGATGTACAATCCCAACTTAAAATAAATGAAGAAACACAAGCTGCTTTAGTGCAACAATTAGATAAAGAAGTTGAAAAATTAGCAGATATAAAAGAAGCCTTGATCCAAAAAGAAGCACAACAAGCAGAAGTGGCAGCCTCTTTTTTAAGTTCTTCCCTTGATTTATTAAGTGGATTACAAGGAAAAGAACAAATTGAAGTGCAAGTAACAAAATTAAAAGAAGAACAAAGTAATCAACGCATTGAAGTTGCCTCATTGCAAGGAAAATTAACACAATTAAAACAGAGCAAGCAAGAATTAACGGCCAACGCAACAAATTTAGGCCAAGAACAGGCAGCTGTTGAAAAAGCAATCGTAGTAAAAAAAGCCACAATTGAAAAACTTGCTGCAAAAGTTAAAGCAGAAGAAGAAAAAGCGGCTAAAGTAGCGCAAACAGGTTTTGCTGCACCAATAGAAGGGAGTTTAAATGTCAGCAGTCCTTTTGGCTGGCGTCAAATGCCTTTAGGTGGCGGGACAGAACATCACGATGGCATTGATTTAACCGGTTCTACTGGCCAAACAGTGATGGCAGCGCGAGATGGTGTTGTAATAGAAGCTGGTTTTGATGCTAGTTGTGGCAATCATGTGATTGTAAAACATGACAACGGCTATTACACGTATTACTTTCATTTAACAACAATTGAAGTAAGTAATGGTGCTAATGTGAGTGTCGGTCAACGAATTGGTGGTATGGGAACCACAGGAAACTCCACTGGTGTTCATTTACACTTTGGTGTTGCAACAGGTATGTGGGAGGGCTTTGTTGATCCTGCGCCTTTAATTGGTGCTGCTTAATAAAGTAAAATTAAAATACCCAACAACTCTCAGGGGAAAATTTTTTCTGAAGGTTGTTGGGTATTTTGCTAGTAAAATAGGATGTATTCATTTTGCTTTTCTTACTACCATAAACCTGGGGTGGCGGTAATAATTAATTTTTCTTTAGAAAAAGGGTGTTCGATATGCATTTCACTCGCATGCAGCATTAAACGTGGTGCTTTTATCGAACCATATAATGGGTCGCCAATAATGGGATGACCAATACTTTTTAAGTGGACCCGAATTTGATGAGTACGCCCTGTCTCTAACTGACAATAAACTTGACTTTTTTTTCCTCCGTGATGAACGGTTATGTGAGTGATAGCTGTTTGTCCATTTCGTTCATCAACAATCCGCTTACGGCGATCGTGACGATCACGACCAATTTTTTTCGTAATAGTTAAATCATGGTCTAAATTGCCGGCAACTACAGCTTGATAGCGGCGGTAAATACTTTTTTGTTCCAATAATCGACCTAAAATAGGAAGTACTAATGGATTTTTAGCAAATAATATAGCACCGCTAGTCTCTTTGTCTAAACGATGAACAACATAGGGACGCTGATTTTTAACGGCTAAGTAGGCGGCTAAATCATTTAGAAGTGTATCGATTTCTTGGGGCTGATTGGGATGTGTTTTTACACCAGTTGGTTTATTCACCACAATCAAATGCTCATCTTCATATAAAACTGAGATTTTATTTTTATTGCCTAAAGCAACTGTTTGATAGACGTAATCAGTGGGCTCAATAACTAGGGTAATGATATCGCCAGCTCGACAATGTTCATGAAACATGACAAATTCTCCGTTTTTGCGGACATTTTTTCGGGTACGTAAAAAATGACGGACTTTTCTAGGAACTAACCATTCTTTTTCTAATAGTTCACGAATCGTCATCTCTTTTTGATTTTTAGGTAGTGTTATCGCGTATTCCATCGCAGTCCTCTTTTCATATTTCTTAAACTATGCTTTATTTTAAAAGATATTTAAGAAAAATGTAACGAATTACTGCATTTTCTTTGCTAAAATGTGCTAGATTTAGTTAAATATGCTATTTTCAGTCTAAAGACGCAGGTCAGCGCGAGACTTTCCTGTTAAACTGACACAAATTAAATGAGTGGAGATTGTTATGGACGCAAAAGAAATTTGGAAAAAAATTAAAGAGGCGCTATTATCTTTTTGGCAATGGCTGAAGCCTTATTTACAGCAATTGCATCACTGGCGTAAACGGGTATGGAAAAAATATCATGTGAATAAAATTATTATCCTGTTAGGTTTGGTCGCAGTTCTAGTGACTAGCAGTTACTTATTTTACTTATCCAAACAAGTCGATGTTGACCGTCTGCAATCAGATTTGAAGAACACGACAGTCATTTATGATAAAGATGGCGATACTGCTGGGAAATTAAGTTCTGGTAAGGGGACGTATGTTGAAATTGACAAAATTTCTCCTAATATTGTTAATGCCGTAGTTTCAACAGAAGATCGTAATTTTTATCATCACCATGGATTTGATATAAAAGGGATTGCTCGGGCAGCAGTTAGAGCAGTGATTAATCGCAACACTTCCGGAGGCGGTGGGAGTACCATTACCCAACAATTAGCTAAAAATGCTTATTTAACTTTGGATCAGACTTTTAGTCGTAAAGCAAAAGAACTTTTCTTGGCGATTGAGATTGAAAAAAAGTACACCAAAGACCAAATTTTAACGATGTATTTGAACAACGCTTATTTTGGTAATGGTGTGTGGGGTGTGCAGGACGCTTCTAAGAAATACTTTGGCGTTAATGCCAGTGAACTGGAATTAAGTGAAGCGGCAACACTAGCTGGGATGTTAAAAGGACCTAACATTTATAATCCAATTGACCACCCTGATTTAGCTAATCAGCGCCGAAATGTTGTTTTAAGTGTAATGGTAGATAATGGGAAGATCACCAAAGAACAGGAAAAACAAGTTGAACAAACCAATATAGCAGATTCCTTATATGATGCGTATGATAATGAAGATAGTGGAAATAATTATCCTTACTTTATTGATGCTATCTTAGATGAGGCAGAAGCAAAATATGATATTGACGACTCTGATATTTTAACAAAGGGTTATAAAGTTTATACGACGTTGGATCAACAACAACAAATTCAGATGCAAAACGTTTATGAGAATGCCAATAATTTTCCAGCTAATGCTACTGATGGCGCTATGCCACAGTCAGGTTCAGTTTCAATGGATCCAAATACCGGCGGAATTCGAGCATTAGTGGGGAGACGAGGAGAGCATACTTTTCGAGGCTTTAACTTTGCTACTCAGATGAAGCGTTCACCTGGTTCGACGATTAAGCCAATTAGTGTCTATACACCGGCACTAGAAGCAGGATATAAACCAGATAGTATTTTAAAAGATGAAAAACTGAAATTTTATGATGTAAAAAATTATGATGGTACCTATTCCGGTGAGGTGCCGATGTATCAATCGGTGGCTTGGAGTTTGAATGCACCGGCTGTTTGGTTACTTCATGAAATTGGGATTGATAAAGGATTCAAAAAGGCACAAGAATTTGGTCTTTCACTAACAGAAAAAGACAAATATTGGGGTGGGGTTGCCTTAGGTGGTCTAGAAAAAGGAGAATCCCCAATGACTATGGCTGCAGCGTATGGTGTTTTTGCCAATGGGGGACAACTTTACACGCCACATGTTATCACTAAGATTGTAGATTCTAAAGGTACCGTTATTGTCGACAATACTAAGCCAAAAGGCAAACGTGTTATCTCAGAAGAAACAGCCAATCAGATGACAAGTATGTTATTGGGAACATTTTCAAATGGGACTGCTGCCCAAGCCAATCCTGGGTATACAATGGCAGGTAAAACAGGAACAACAGAAACGAACTTTGATTCTAGTAAAGCTAACGATCAATGGATTGTAGGCTATACGCCAAATGTGGTAATTGCGACTTGGTTAGGATTTGAACAAAGTAGCAAGGATCATTATTTATCGGGTACGAGTGGCGATGTAGTTGGTAAAATTTTTCAAGCTGAAGCGGCTAATATTTTGCCTCATGTCAAGGAGTCTGGTTTTGCCGTAGCCGACGCTTATCAAACGAATGGAAAAGTTGTCGCTGCTGATGAAGTCAATCGTGATCAAAGTAGTGAAAACGATTGGAGCAAAACGGTCGATGATTTCGCAGAAAAAGCAAAAGATGGTTTAAGTGAAATCGGTGGTAAAGTAAAAGAAGGTGCAAAACGGGTCTTTCAAGATATTTGGGGTAAACTAAATGGTAACTAATTTTTTTATGTTACAATAAAGCATATCAAATAAAAGCGAGGTTACAAATCATGGCAAATATTTATGATACAGCAAATCAATTAGAACGAGAAATTCGTGAATCGCAACAATTTGGCGACTTAAAAGCATCTTTTGATCGCTTGAAAGAAAATCAAGAAGCACATGCTTTATTTCAAGAATTCCAACAATTGCAACAAGGTTTGCATGAAAAAATGATGTCAGGTGAAGAAATTTCCGAAGAGGATGCAAAAAAAGCGCAAGAATTAGCTGAAAAAGTACAAAAGGAAGACTTAATTAATGAATTAATGCAAAAAGAACAAGCTTTTAGTGCTGTTGTCAATGACTTAAACCGCATTATCATGGGCCCTGTTCATGAATTATATAATTAAAAAATAGGATGGGGCTAGCCTCATCCTATTTTTTATGCGTGTCCTTAAATAAATTGATAACTATGCTTTAATTTTATAACGCAATAATGTTTGTAATTTTTCTGGTTGTGTTCGACGAAAATCGTTTAGGTAGATTTCTCGGTGCCAGTAATCACCCATCATCACGGTCTTAGTTAACTTGTTTTCAGCTAGAAAGTTCTCCATCTGATTAAATGTTTTGGTTTCTGTATCAAAGGTACCAGTATGGATCATTTGTAAAACTTGTCCTTCTTCATAGACTTCCCATTTCACATCGTCAAAATAAGGATTTTCTTTTTTGATTAAGGTTTTTGTCTTAATCGCATTGAAAAAGTCTTCTGTTACAAACCCGGGTTGGCGGAGCATAATTTTATATTTTAAAGCATCTTTATTTAGATTTTCGCCTTTTGATCCATCAGTGGTAGTCCAAACACCTTCCAAGGGATAAACGCGATAATCAATTGACTCGCCTAGAGCGCCTTTTTTTATGGCCATTTTAATACCATAGGCAATTGGAAAAAGTGCGCTAATCTTTTTTGTAAACAAGGAATCATTGGGATTGCCACAGCCTGTTAAAGTGATAAATTGTTGTGATGGAATTGTGATTATAGTTGGTTTTTTTGCAGTATATAGTGTTTTTTCCTGCTTGCTCCAATCAATTTTCATAATTTTCTCCTTTAAGTGATCTTGTGGAATCTCGGGGAATTAATTTTACTGGAATTTTAGTATCTCCAGGGATTTTTTCTTCTTGCAGCCAGGCCAATAACAGTTTTGCAGCATTTTGACCAATCCTACTAAAATCCTGAAAAACAGTGGTTAAAGCAGGATCAAAAAAACGTGCTGCTTGTGTATCATCAAAGCCTGAGACTGATAATTCAGCGGGGATATGCCAATTTTGTTGGCGCAGCTGTTGAATTGCGCGTAGTGCAAACAAATCATTTTCACAGACTAAGGCTGTTATTTTGTTTTCCCGTAAATAATGATTAAGGCCAGCCCCGGTTAAATAAGTATCCTCTAAATGAGTATGGAAAATTACTTTTTCTTCTGTTAAGGCCCGAAAATACCCAAAGTAGCGTTGCCGCGTTGATTGAGGATGGTTTTTATCTCCAAAATAATAGGCAATTTTTTGATGTCCTAATTGTAGTAAGTGTTTGGTCGCAAGATATCCCCCTACTTCATTGTCTGCAGTAACCGCAGCAAAAGGTAAGTCGGGGATTTTTTTATCCAAAATAATAGTAGGAAAAGACTGTAAAGCCAGAGAAATAAGTAAATCTAAATGTGCTTCTTGATTACGAGCGTAGTAAATTAATCCATCAAATTCTGTTGTTATGTCAGTTGCAGTACGATGAGTTAAAAAATCAAAATTAGTTAAGAGTACATCTATTTTTTTAGCCTGTAAAACATTCATAACTCCTTCGCTCAAAGGGGCAATGGAGAGTTCTGTGCTTTCTTCTAATGGTAAAATTAATAGAATTCGACGTGGTTGTGTCCGCTTTTCTGGAAGTTCTTTGACAAAGCTCCCGCTACCTTGAATACGTTTGATTAAACCTTCTTGTTCCAAGTCAGTTAATGCTCGCTTGGCTGTAATCCGACTGACGTGATATATGTCAGAAAGTTCTTTTTCGGTAGGTAATTTATTACCTGAAGGAAGTTTTCCAATTAGAATTTGCGCTTTTAAATCGTTTTTTATTTTTTGATAGAGCGGCTGGCTCACGTTTGCTACCTCCTATCTACTTCTATTTTTTGATATATTCAATTAGTATGATAGCATATTATTTTTTGCTCTTACAGAATTAAAAATATCTTTTGAAAGCGTAGACATGTAGTGATTATCAAAGTATAATCATTTTATAAATTGATATATCAAATTTAATATTTTTTTTAAAAGAAAATTGAGACAAGGTTCACGCTTTTTGATAATGGTAAAATACGTGCACCAATTTCAAATTAGGAGGATGTAAAATGTATTACGGTGGTATTGAAGCAGGCGGGACAAAATTTATCTGTGCTGTCAGTGATGAGCAACAAAATATTGTGGCAAAAACGAGTATTCCTACAACCACCCCGGCAGAAACTTTACAAGCCACGTTTGATTTTTTTGATCAATATGAAATCAGTGCAATGGGCATTGGATCATTTGGACCGATTGGAATTAATGAGGATAAAGATAATTATGGCTATATCTTGGCAACACCAAAACCAGGGTGGTCTGAGTTTGATTTCTTAGGTCAAATGAAAGAAAAATACGATATTCCTTTTGTCTGGACGACAGATGTCAATGCAGCAGCATATGGTGAACTAAAAAAAGGAGCAGCTCAAGGTAAAAATAGCTGTATTTACTTAACAGTAGGTACAGGAATCGGGGGCGGTGTTGTAATTGATGGTAAAATCTTCTCTGGAATCAATCATCCAGAAATGGGACATGTGCATGTAAAACGTCATCCGGATGATGAATATGAAGGAAAGTGTCCGTATCATAAGGACTGTTTAGAAGGTCTAGCAGCAGGACCAAGTCTTGAAGCAAGAACTGGCATTAAAGGTCAAGATTTACCAGAAGATCATCCAATTTGGGAAATCCAAGCGTATTATATTGCGCAAGCATTAATGAGTTATGTTTTAACATTAGCACCAGAACGAATTATTTTAGGTGGTGGTGTGATGAACCAAGATCATTTATTAATGAAAATTAGACAAAGTTTTGTGGAGCAAGTCGCCGGTTATGTGGAAACACCGCCAGTTAGTGAATATATTGTCCGTTGGGGTTTACCAAATGAAAGTGGCATCACAGGTTGTTTATTATTAGCAGAAGATGCTATAAAAACAAAATAAATAAGAAAAATAAGTCAAACAATCTTGTAGCAAGTAGTGAAGTGATACTATTTGTTACAAGGTTGTTTATTTTGATTCACATTTTGTACCATGTAAAAGCAGTAACGCAATAGATTAAAAAGAAATTTAAGCTAGTTTTACATCATTCAGCTAAACACCATTAAAAAAATGACAGCTTTTTTTTATGTACTTCTTTTAATGACAAAAGGCGAACAAGTTTTCGTATTATGGGTGACGGAACACGGGAGAAATGTTATGATATAAAGGAATTTACAGTTTTTTTACCAAATGAATTAGGGTGCTTTAAAATCTGTAAACAACTTCTTTATTTGAAATATGAAGTGAAATTATGAAATAAGGAGGGCGTTATCATGCGCTTTATCCATGTTGCTGATTTGCATTTTGACCGCACTTTTGAGGGAGTCCCAAAAGAACTTCCAGCTGATTTTTTAAAAAAGTTAAATCAAGCGAATGAAAAAACTTTAAAAAATATTATTACCAGCGCTATTAATCAAAACGTGGATTTTGTCATTTTTGCTGGAGATACCTTTCATCAAAAGAATCCATCTTTGAAAAATCAGCAGTTATTAATGCAGCAATTTCAGCGATTAGAACAGGTGGAAATCCCGGTATATTTAATTTTTGGTAATCACGATTATTATGATGAGAATCGTTACTGGTTTTCATTTCCTAAAAATGTAGTATTGTTTGAAGAAGAAAAAGTGAAAAGCTTTATTGCGACTACGCAAGCGGGGGAACGTTATGCGGTATCGGGGTTTAGCTATCGTCAGCAATATTTGCATAAATCCATGACCCAAGAATTTCCCATGCGCAATTCACAAGTTGACTATCATATTGGACTTTATCATGGGGATGTTCAAGATGCCAACTTTGCACCGTTTAACCTTAGTGAATTGAAAAGTAAAAATTATGATTATTGGGCATTGGGACACATTCATCAACCGACGCAATTAAGTGAAGAAATTATTTATCCAGGAACACCACAAGGGCATACGAAAAAAGAGCTTGATTTGGGTAATGTTCTCTTAGTGGATTTGTCAGGGGATAAAGTCAATTTAAAGGAAATTCCTGTTGCTGCAGTGCGTTGGCAAAAAAGCGTAATTTCCTTAGCCCACTGTGAGAATAATGCAACAGTCTTAAATTATTTAAAAGAACAATTGACACCGCTGGCAACAGCGCAGACGAGGTTGCTCGAAATTACATTGACAGAAACACAACACTTGGTTAATTTTGCCGATATGATTGTAAATGGTCAGCTGCAAGATTTATTAAATCAACAATGGCCTGCACAAATTTTTGTTCATAAATTGGCAGTACAAGAAACAAAAGCAAAGATTTCATTACCTGCAAGTGATTTATTAAAAAAACAATTGTTACAAGAATTTAGCCACAGCGAAATTTTTAAAGAAGTTTTAGCCGATCTTGCTACAAATAAAATTACCGCAGCTTTGTTGGAAGACGATGAATTTTGCCAAGAAGTGTTGGAACAAGTCACCGAAGAATTAGATCAGCAATTTGAATGGGGGCAAAAGTAATGCGAATTCTAAGAGCTGAAATTACCGGGTTTGGTAAATATCGTAATCAAACAATTGATTTTACGAGTGGCAATCAATTGTTTTACGGTGCAAATGAGGCGGGTAAGTCGACTTTGTATCAGTTTATTATGGCGATGTTATTTGGCTTTCCTTTAAAAAGAGGAAGAAAACGTGATTTTGAACCTTTAGATGGTACGAGTTATGGTGGGCGTTTAGTAATAACACTCCCTGTGCAAGGTGAAGTGACAATCGAACGCTTTAAACAAGTGAATCGGGGGAAAGCAAAAGTTTACTTAAGACAGCAGACTGGAGATGATACGCTTTTAAATCAATTGATTGCACCTTTAAATCGGGAATTGTTTGAAGAAGTTTTTACTTTTCAACAAGAACAATTGGCGCAAATAGAGCGCCTACAAGAAAAACCACTGCACGATGCTTTAATTTCATTGGGAATTACTGGGAGCAAAAAATTATTAGAAAAGCAACAGACCTATAACGAGAACGAACAAAAAATATTTAAAGTCAGAGGACAGCGACAGGCTTTAAACAAGGCTTTAAAAGAACGGGAAAAAATTGCCCAACAAGTTTCGCAACAAGAAACAAAGGAAGCCGCCATTACCGATCTTTTAGCCGGCAAACAAAAAGATGAATTACTGCAACAAGAATTAACAGAAAAATTAAAACAAGCGCAGCAAGAATATTTAGTCCTAAAAGAAAAAGAAAATAGCTTTCCCCAATATGAAGAGTGGCAAGTTTTACAAAAAAAATATCCCAACGATGAATTAGGAGCCCAACCTGAGAAACTACAGGAATTTTACAATCAATATAATCAGCTAAATACCCGCTTAGCAGAAGGCAAACAAGCATTGGTCGCGTTAAATGAATCTTATGGATTGACTGATCGTTACCGATTTTATCTCGAACATGAAATAGAGATTAAAAATTTGCTACAAGATCAAGTTACTGCAGTGCGTTTAACCGACGATTTTCAAGCACATCTACGCGAGCAACAGCAATTAATAGAAGCCGTGACGGTTTTAGAAGATACGTATCAGTTTAACGTGGGAGAAGATCCACAGAAAAAAGTTCGTGTAGTTAAAAATTTAGTCCAAGACTATCACAGCATTACATCAGATATTACGCAGGCGCAACAAGAAGTTCGGTGGCAAAAAGAACAACAGCCGGTACTTTCTACTACCCCTTCTTTTTTTCAACAGCAGACCGGAGCTGTTCTTCCTACCCTTATTGCTAGTTTTGTTGCAGTGATTTTTGTGATTGGTGGTATCCTCAGTACAAATGTCCGCTTTGTCTTATGGGCAATTGCCCTCATTGCAGTGGGGGTCGCCCTTTACAATTACCAGAAAAAAACGACTAAAAAGCACTCTGTGAAAACAAAAGATAAGCAGCAAGAAAGCCACAAAATGACATTTGTGGACCAATTGATGAAAAAGCAAGAACAAATTTGGCACCACCTACAAACGCAATTACCTTTGCTTAAAGACCCGGAAGATTTACCTGTTGCTTTAGTTCAATTGCAAAATGCTGCAGAAGATTATCTTGTGAAAAATAATGCCCTGATGGCAGTGGATCAACGTTTGGATCAATTAGATCAAGCGTATGGCGCTTTTTTACAACGGTTTTCATTTTTAGATAAATGGGTGCCACAAGAAGGACAAGATATTTTACAACGTTTATTATTAGTACAAAATTTTGCTGATGAGATGCAAGAAGTGAAGTTGCAGCAGGAACAACCCACAGCGGCTTTATTGATTCGTCAAAATCAACAATTGCAACAGCAACTTGATCAACTGGTGGCAGAAAATCAGAATTTGCTTAGTAGTGTAGGAATTACGCAACCTACTGAAATTCCATTATGGATTGCACAAATGCATCAAAAAGCGGGTGACTTAGCCCGAAAACAAGAACTTGCAGCAAGGCTAAAAAATTTATTTCCTAAAAAAATTACCGCTACACAATTAGCAATGAAAAGAGCAACAGTACAAAAGAAGCTAGAAGAATTACAGCTAGCTGATCGCCAAGTGAACCGTAGTATACAAAGCGCACAATTAAAAATTGAACAGATGCAAAGTGATGGAACTTTAGATGAGTTACGTCAAAGCTTAACGCAAGCAGACAGTAAGGTTTATGAACTGGCGCTCCAATGGGGAAAAAATAAACTGTTGGCAGCTTTACTAGGTGATTTAGCAACAGAACTTTCAGATAAACAGTTGCCGCAGTTGTTACAAAAGAGCAGTGAATACTTAAAAATTTTGACAAAAGACAATTATACAGCTTTGGATTTTATTGAAGGAGAATTAGTTGTCAAAACTAAAAATCAAAACTGGCAGATTTATGAACTTTCCACAGGTACTAAAGATCAAGTGATTATGGCAGTTCGCTTTGGTTATTTATCCTTGCAGGAAAGAATTTTATGTCCGTTAATCATTGATGATGGCTGGTTGCATTATGATAGTATTCGTAAAGAACAATTAGCTGTCTTGTTAAAAGAATTTTCCCAAGACTATCAAGTGATTTGTTTGTCTTCTGACGTAGAAATGGTAAGCTATTATGAGAAGTTACAACAAAAAATTGTTGTGTTAAATTAGTTTTTTGTTGCAAGTTGTGACTAGAAAAAAGAAGTAAGAGGAGATTGCCATGAAAAAATTAAAAGATTTAGCCGTGGATGAAGAATTTCAAGCTTTTTTATTAATTAAAAATGCCGATGTTCGGTTAGCTAAAAACGGTAAAAAATTTATTGCATTTACTTTTCAAGATACGTCTGGTACGATTGACGGCAAGTTTTGGGATGCTTCTGAAGAAGAAATTAATAAATTTGCAGCAGGCAAAGTGGTTGCCTTACAAGGAAAACGTGAATTGTATAACGGTAATCCACAAGTGAAAATTGTTCATCTGCGATTAGCGCGTGCTGATGAACCTAGTGAACCCACGCAATATATGGAAAGAGCACCGCTTAAAAAAGAAGAGATGGAAGAAGAAATCAATCAAACTTTATTTGAAATTATCAATCCTCATTGGAATCGGATTGTTCGCTTTTTATTAAATAAATATCAAAAAGAATTTTTTGACTATCCTGCAGCTAAACGCAATCATCATGCTTTTGCTGGTGGTTTAGCCTATCACACAGTTTCAATGCTGCGTTTAGCCAAAGCAATCGTCAAAGAATATCCGGAATTAAATCCATCGTTGTTATATGCGGGAGTTATTTTACACGATTTAGGGAAAGTCGTGGAATTATCTGGGCCTATGTCAACGGAATACACTTTAGTGGGAAATTTGGTTGGTCATTTGGTGTTGGTAGATGAAGAAATTACAAAAGCTTGTATAGCTTTAAAATTTGATGAAAACGAAGAAGATATTGTCGTTTTACGTCACATGGTTTTAGCACACCACGGTTTGTTGGAATATGGCTCGCCTGTTCGACCACGTATTATGGAGGCTGAAATCTTACATCAAATTGACAATTTAGATGCTTCGATGCAAATGATGCTAACTTCTTTGCGCCAAACACAACCGGGAAATTATTCGGATCGTATTTTTGGAATGGATAATCGTAGTTTCTATTTGCCTAAAGATGTATAGCAACACATACTAAAAATAATAAAGTTTCATTTATACCACAATATTTATGAGAGAAATTGTTTGGTACAAATGAAGCTTTTTATTTATGCAAAAATAATGATTTTTCTTCTTTTTCGGCTATCAAAATGTGAGGTTTTTGAAAGTGAAGGTTAAATCTTCTGGAATTTAGTCATTTTTCTTAAAGTTTTTATAAACTAATTGATATTTTTATTGAATTTCAGTAAATAAAAATCTCCTATGTTATCTTTTTTTGTAGAGAATTTTCAAAGGAGATTACAGCTGTGGAAAAGATGAACGGTCTAAGCTTAGCTGAGGTGCAGTTACGAAAAGAACAAGGATTACAAAATAATTTTATTGAAAACGCGGCCAAATCAACACGGGCCATCTTTTACGATAATTTAGTTACATTATTTAATTTTTTAAATTTATTGATTGGGATTTGTCTTTTTTTAGTAGGCGCTTATAGCAATATGTTTTATCTGATTATTATTTTAGTCAATATCATAATTGGGATTTATCAAGAGATTCATGCCCGTAATTTAGTCCAAAAGCTTTCAATTGTGAATAAAAAGCAGGTGAGCGTTTTTCGCGATGGGATTGAAATAAAGGTAGCTACTTCAGAGTTGGTCATAGAGGATTTGGTCAAAATAACTGCAGGAGAGCAAGTTCCTTCTGATGTAAAAGTTATATGTGGCTTTGCTGAAGTTAATGAAGCAATGTTGACAGGAGAAGCCGATTTAATTGCTAAACAGGCTGGGGAAACCTTATTGTCGGGAAGTTTTTTAGTTAGTGGAGAAGTATTCGCACGAGTTATCCATGTGGGAAAAGATAATTATGCCGTAAAATTAACCAATGAAGCGAAAATGCATAAACCGCTTAACTCAGAATTAATTCGGGCAATTCGTCAGGTAACAAAGTTTACTAGTTTTGTCATTATTCCTTTTGGTCTACTCCTGTTTTTAGAAGCTTATATTTGGCGTGCAAGCGGAATGAAAGAAGCAGTGGTGGTTTCTGTTGCAGCTGTTTTGGGAATGTTGCCTAAAG
The genomic region above belongs to Enterococcus saigonensis and contains:
- a CDS encoding 3'-5' exoribonuclease YhaM family protein, producing the protein MKKLKDLAVDEEFQAFLLIKNADVRLAKNGKKFIAFTFQDTSGTIDGKFWDASEEEINKFAAGKVVALQGKRELYNGNPQVKIVHLRLARADEPSEPTQYMERAPLKKEEMEEEINQTLFEIINPHWNRIVRFLLNKYQKEFFDYPAAKRNHHAFAGGLAYHTVSMLRLAKAIVKEYPELNPSLLYAGVILHDLGKVVELSGPMSTEYTLVGNLVGHLVLVDEEITKACIALKFDENEEDIVVLRHMVLAHHGLLEYGSPVRPRIMEAEILHQIDNLDASMQMMLTSLRQTQPGNYSDRIFGMDNRSFYLPKDV